A portion of the Acidisoma sp. PAMC 29798 genome contains these proteins:
- a CDS encoding glycosyltransferase — MSDSIAVSTPIRPLGRHEVGATWVDAARPAVPGMRIAIVHEWLQTFAGSESVLEQLLLCFPSADVFAVVDFMKPEDRGFLKGRKVQTSFIQRLPAAKKLFRHYLGLMPMAIEQLDVSGYDLIISSSHAVAKGVLTGPDQIHVSYVHSPMRYIWDLQHQYLKQAGLRWGAKALYVRWLFARLRLWDVSSAQHVDHFIANSGYIARRIKKAYARDAVVIHPPVDIDGFAPRDQKDDFFLLAGRFVPYKRADLIVDSFRQQPHRRLVVVGDGPEAARVRAAAGGAPNIEFRGVVAKKELVDLMQRARAVVFAAEEDFGITMVEAQACGTPVIAYGRGGVTDIIITEDGATPTGVLFDRQEPDSVIAALETFDRLGKTMTSGACRENALRFSRSRFRNEICDLVNRVVA, encoded by the coding sequence ATGTCTGACAGTATTGCCGTTTCGACCCCGATACGCCCGCTTGGGCGTCACGAGGTCGGGGCGACCTGGGTCGATGCCGCCCGTCCCGCCGTGCCTGGCATGCGCATCGCCATCGTTCATGAATGGCTGCAAACCTTTGCCGGTTCGGAAAGCGTGTTGGAGCAGCTTCTGCTGTGTTTCCCATCGGCCGACGTCTTCGCCGTCGTCGATTTCATGAAGCCCGAAGATCGCGGCTTCCTGAAAGGCCGCAAGGTCCAGACCTCGTTCATTCAACGTCTGCCGGCCGCGAAGAAACTATTTCGCCATTACCTTGGCCTGATGCCCATGGCGATCGAACAACTCGATGTCAGCGGCTATGACCTCATCATCTCCAGCAGCCACGCCGTGGCGAAGGGCGTGTTGACAGGTCCTGACCAGATCCACGTCAGCTACGTGCATTCGCCCATGCGCTATATCTGGGATTTGCAGCATCAATATCTGAAGCAGGCGGGCCTGCGTTGGGGGGCCAAGGCCCTCTATGTGCGCTGGCTCTTCGCCCGTCTTCGGTTGTGGGATGTTTCCAGCGCACAGCATGTCGATCATTTCATTGCCAATTCCGGCTATATCGCGCGACGGATCAAGAAAGCCTATGCGCGCGACGCCGTGGTCATTCATCCGCCTGTTGATATCGACGGCTTCGCGCCGAGAGATCAGAAGGACGACTTCTTTCTTCTAGCGGGCCGTTTCGTGCCGTACAAGCGCGCCGACCTGATCGTGGATAGCTTCAGGCAGCAGCCACACCGTCGGCTGGTCGTCGTGGGTGACGGCCCGGAGGCCGCGCGGGTGCGCGCCGCTGCCGGCGGCGCCCCGAACATCGAGTTCCGCGGCGTGGTGGCCAAAAAAGAGCTGGTCGATCTCATGCAACGTGCGCGCGCCGTCGTCTTCGCGGCTGAGGAAGATTTCGGTATCACCATGGTCGAAGCACAAGCCTGTGGCACGCCCGTCATCGCCTATGGGCGCGGCGGCGTGACCGATATTATCATCACCGAGGATGGCGCGACGCCCACCGGCGTCTTGTTCGACCGGCAGGAGCCGGATTCGGTCATCGCCGCCTTGGAGACTTTCGATCGTCTTGGTAAAACGATGACCAGCGGCGCCTGCCGTGAGAATGCATTGCGCTTCTCGCGGTCAAGGTTCAGGAACGAGATCTGCGACTTGGTGAACCGGGTGGTGGCTTAG
- a CDS encoding GMC oxidoreductase has protein sequence MAIIDLATTSESTTVSADICIVGGGPAGITLAAELAKQGLQVLIIESGHLDREDAFTAGLNNVENIGEDRILDQSKLRNRIFGGSSHSWSGRCTTFDDMDYDRRSWVAASGWPITKHDVSPFIDRAAAYLGVNPATYDTSILDRLRLSADFDATKASAIRSIFWQFSRERAPHHGFVRFGPRFLRNPIPNVSVTINATVTAIETSADGGHVTALSMKTPAGIVHSAVARMFILCAGGIENPRLLLASNAQDPRGIGNRKDLVGRYLMDHPRALIGTFPEGAQSRILPEFGVRSDRSGARFQRGLSLTPETQQREQLLNCAAWIVYDFAPDDIWSALRTARRSGKLMPQVRLALRHADQLVAGAWSKYIRKRALPRRVGPIEFHLTLEQSPDADSRVTLSDRTDAHGVPLATIDWKVSERERRTAIFLGLSVNEALKTSGLPTTTLVDWVRDERPEDAVFFDVAHPTGTTRIGRSDDEGVVDSDCKVFGVDNLYVAGSSVFPTGSHANPTLMILALAIRLADTLVARMDAPQVAAGVETVSA, from the coding sequence ATGGCGATAATTGATCTTGCAACGACGTCCGAAAGCACGACCGTATCGGCCGATATCTGTATCGTCGGCGGCGGCCCTGCCGGAATCACGCTGGCTGCGGAACTAGCCAAGCAGGGGCTTCAGGTCCTCATCATCGAGAGCGGACATCTCGACCGCGAAGACGCGTTCACGGCGGGCCTCAATAATGTCGAGAATATCGGCGAGGACCGCATTCTGGATCAGTCCAAGCTGCGTAACCGGATCTTCGGTGGCTCCTCCCATAGCTGGTCCGGCCGCTGCACAACCTTTGACGATATGGACTATGACCGTCGGAGCTGGGTTGCCGCCTCCGGCTGGCCGATCACCAAGCACGATGTGTCCCCCTTCATCGACCGTGCGGCCGCGTATCTCGGAGTAAATCCCGCCACCTATGACACCTCGATCCTTGATCGGTTGAGGCTCTCCGCCGATTTCGACGCGACGAAGGCAAGCGCCATTCGATCCATCTTCTGGCAGTTCAGTCGCGAACGCGCGCCGCACCACGGCTTCGTGCGGTTCGGCCCGCGCTTCCTGCGGAATCCGATTCCTAACGTCTCCGTGACGATCAATGCGACGGTCACTGCCATCGAGACGAGTGCCGATGGTGGTCACGTCACCGCGCTATCCATGAAAACACCGGCCGGAATCGTCCATTCCGCGGTCGCGCGCATGTTCATTCTCTGCGCCGGTGGGATCGAAAACCCGCGCCTGCTGCTGGCCTCGAACGCGCAGGATCCGCGGGGCATCGGCAATCGGAAAGATCTCGTTGGCCGCTACCTCATGGATCATCCGCGCGCCCTGATCGGCACTTTCCCGGAAGGCGCGCAGTCTCGCATATTGCCGGAGTTTGGCGTTCGCTCCGATCGCAGCGGTGCGCGCTTTCAGCGCGGCCTGTCGCTTACGCCGGAAACGCAACAGCGGGAACAACTGCTCAACTGCGCGGCCTGGATCGTCTATGACTTTGCGCCCGATGATATCTGGAGCGCGCTGCGAACAGCCCGACGGTCCGGCAAACTCATGCCGCAAGTACGATTGGCGCTGCGCCATGCCGATCAACTGGTCGCCGGCGCCTGGTCGAAATATATCCGCAAACGCGCGCTTCCGCGCCGCGTCGGCCCGATCGAATTCCATCTCACGCTTGAGCAGTCACCCGATGCGGATAGTCGCGTCACGCTCTCCGACCGGACCGACGCGCATGGCGTGCCGCTCGCCACGATCGACTGGAAAGTAAGTGAGCGGGAGCGGCGCACGGCGATCTTCCTGGGACTGAGCGTCAACGAAGCGTTGAAGACATCCGGCCTGCCGACCACCACGCTGGTCGATTGGGTGCGTGACGAACGGCCCGAAGACGCCGTCTTCTTCGACGTTGCCCATCCCACGGGCACGACCCGCATCGGCCGCAGTGACGACGAGGGCGTCGTCGATTCAGACTGCAAAGTCTTCGGCGTCGATAATCTTTATGTCGCGGGCAGTTCCGTCTTCCCGACGGGCAGCCACGCCAACCCGACTTTGATGATCCTGGCGCTCGCCATACGCCTCGCGGATACTCTGGTCGCACGCATGGACGCCCCTCAGGTGGCCGCCGGCGTGGAAACCGTCTCCGCGTAA